The Corallococcus soli genome includes a window with the following:
- a CDS encoding nuclear transport factor 2 family protein has translation MQTTPDPLPGLPAPIASYFTHETTDPAAVARCFTDDALVVDERHEHRGRAAIEAWNAAAHNKYTFTTQLLAAEPDGARTTVRAKVMGNFPGSPIELRFRFTLADGLITRLEIAP, from the coding sequence ATGCAAACGACGCCCGACCCGCTCCCTGGCCTGCCCGCGCCGATCGCGAGCTACTTCACACACGAGACGACCGACCCAGCAGCCGTGGCGCGGTGTTTCACCGACGATGCGCTCGTCGTGGATGAGCGCCACGAACACCGCGGGCGCGCCGCCATCGAGGCGTGGAACGCTGCCGCACACAACAAGTACACGTTCACGACGCAACTGCTCGCGGCGGAGCCCGACGGTGCTCGCACCACGGTGCGTGCGAAGGTGATGGGCAACTTCCCAGGCAGCCCCATTGAGCTCCGCTTCCGCTTCACCCTCGCTGACGGGCTCATCACCCGACTGGAGATTGCACCGTGA
- a CDS encoding winged helix-turn-helix transcriptional regulator — protein sequence MGKHEHHTPATAASGIEEAIQMLEGRWKLVILFHLFGGKLLRFSELERAIPAISQKMLIQQLRQLEQDGIIARIVHAQVPPKVEYHLTEWGQSLCPALDELLTWAEKRPAPKRARRPSSA from the coding sequence TTGGGTAAGCATGAGCACCATACGCCAGCGACGGCGGCCAGCGGCATCGAGGAAGCCATCCAGATGCTGGAGGGCCGCTGGAAGCTGGTCATCCTCTTCCACCTGTTCGGCGGCAAGCTGCTCCGCTTCTCCGAGCTGGAGCGTGCAATCCCAGCCATCTCGCAGAAGATGCTCATCCAGCAGCTTCGGCAGCTTGAGCAGGACGGCATCATCGCGCGCATCGTTCACGCGCAGGTGCCACCCAAGGTCGAGTACCACCTGACCGAGTGGGGACAGTCGCTCTGCCCGGCGCTCGACGAGCTCCTGACGTGGGCCGAGAAGCGGCCTGCGCCGAAGCGTGCGCGACGGCCCTCGAGCGCGTGA
- a CDS encoding Ig-like domain-containing protein, giving the protein MRHHLSQYLLPLLLLGLGGLACGGDDSTLINHPPTLIGPNAQTTQVSAGSPVALRVEATDSDGDALTYAWTQSPASPAGAFNDASARNPIWTAPQVESAQRFTLTVTVSDGRDGITQGTVAVDVSRALVVNKPPTVSTPTATPATPIDEQQSVALAVNATDLDGDTLTYAWEQVTPGTPRGTFSAPASAQTSWKAPDVLSSGTYTLRVTVTDGKGGSTQATVDVAVQKVNQPPTVNATLSGPETLLAGATGTFTVTASDPDGDPLTYAWSQTAPASKGTWVGGATGASAQWFSPEVATGTPFTLSVSVTDGASTPVVRSLTVFVSVPRYSTDVQGVWSSGSCTGCHGTSGGLNLASGSSYSHLVNVNATVAACNMLKRVQPGDPDNSALIRKMEGTTCGSRMPQKNTAYFDENPGLVVRVRSWILAGAAND; this is encoded by the coding sequence ATGCGCCACCATCTGTCTCAGTACCTGCTGCCGTTGCTGCTCCTCGGGCTTGGAGGCCTCGCCTGTGGCGGTGACGATTCGACCCTCATCAACCACCCTCCGACCCTCATCGGTCCGAATGCGCAGACGACCCAGGTGAGCGCCGGGAGCCCGGTGGCGTTGAGGGTGGAGGCCACGGATTCGGACGGGGACGCGCTCACCTATGCCTGGACGCAGAGCCCCGCGTCGCCAGCGGGCGCGTTCAATGACGCCTCCGCGCGCAACCCCATCTGGACGGCTCCGCAGGTCGAGAGCGCCCAGCGCTTCACGCTGACGGTGACGGTGAGCGACGGCAGGGACGGCATCACGCAGGGCACGGTGGCGGTGGATGTCTCGCGGGCCCTCGTCGTGAACAAGCCTCCGACGGTGTCGACGCCCACGGCCACGCCCGCCACGCCCATCGACGAGCAGCAGTCCGTCGCACTGGCGGTCAACGCCACCGACCTGGACGGTGACACGCTCACGTACGCCTGGGAGCAGGTGACGCCCGGCACGCCGCGCGGGACCTTCAGCGCCCCTGCTTCTGCCCAGACCAGTTGGAAGGCCCCGGATGTGCTCTCCAGCGGGACGTACACGTTGAGGGTCACCGTCACGGACGGGAAGGGCGGCAGCACGCAGGCCACCGTCGACGTCGCGGTCCAGAAGGTGAACCAGCCGCCCACGGTGAACGCGACCCTCTCTGGACCGGAGACGCTGCTGGCGGGAGCGACGGGCACGTTCACCGTCACGGCGAGCGACCCGGATGGGGACCCGCTGACCTACGCGTGGTCGCAGACGGCCCCCGCTTCAAAGGGCACCTGGGTGGGAGGGGCCACCGGCGCGAGCGCGCAGTGGTTCTCGCCCGAGGTGGCCACGGGGACGCCATTCACCCTGTCCGTGAGCGTCACGGATGGCGCGAGCACGCCCGTGGTCCGGAGCCTCACCGTCTTCGTCTCCGTGCCCCGGTACTCCACGGACGTGCAGGGTGTGTGGAGCTCCGGCTCATGCACGGGCTGCCACGGCACCAGCGGCGGGCTCAACCTCGCGTCAGGGAGCAGCTACAGCCACCTGGTCAACGTCAACGCCACCGTCGCCGCATGCAACATGCTCAAGCGGGTCCAACCCGGCGACCCGGACAACTCGGCGCTCATCCGCAAGATGGAGGGCACGACGTGCGGGAGCCGCATGCCCCAGAAGAACACGGCCTACTTCGATGAGAATCCGGGGCTCGTGGTCCGCGTCCGCTCGTGGATCCTCGCGGGCGCGGCGAACGA